The following are from one region of the Capsicum annuum cultivar UCD-10X-F1 chromosome 1, UCD10Xv1.1, whole genome shotgun sequence genome:
- the LOC107844164 gene encoding uncharacterized protein LOC107844164, translated as MDLSPEQLQNLSLPSIIKESISIPKRSAQTFYRITLSLILPLSFAILAHSFITHPIIKQLHENPSASHASQWTKLLFYQFCYLVFLLAFSLLSTAAVVFTVASLYTSKQVSFSSIITAMPSILRRLFVTFIWVFVSMFVYNAVLSFFVVLMLIVFESKNSVALFLVSVFVLSVFFLVVHVYLSALWHLASVITVLEPIQGLKALKKSYELLKGKLRIAAVLVLGYLVIFGVVSSAFGSIVVDGGATTKGHEGYGVFARIVIGGVLIGVLVVVILVGLLVQSLFYYVCKSYHNERIDKSALYNHLGGYLGEYYEPLKGNMQIDDSLEVEMKGGDV; from the coding sequence ATGGATCTTTCACCAGAACAGCTCCAAAACTTAAGCTTACCATCAATTATCAAAGaatcaatttccataccaaaaagATCTGCACAAACTTTCTACAGAATCACTCTTAGCTTAATCTTGCCACTCTCTTTTGCAATCTTGGCTCATTCTTTCATCACCCATCCAATTATCAAACAACTTCATGAAAACCCAAGTGCTTCTCATGCTTCTCAATGGACTAAACTCCTTTTCTACCAGTTTTGTTACTTGGTTTTCCTCTTGGCCTTTTCTCTTCTATCAACTGCTGCTGTTGTTTTCACTGTGGCATCTCTTTACACTTCAAAACAAGTATCTTTTTCATCAATCATCACTGCTATGCCTAGTATCTTGAGGAGGTTGTTTGTGACTTTCATTTGGGTTTTTGTGTCTATGTTTGTTTATAATGCTGTCTTGTctttttttgttgtacttatgTTGATTGTCTTTGAGAGCAAGAACAGTGTTGCTCTGTTCTTGGTCTCTGTTTTTGTCCTGTCTGTTTTCTTCCTTGTTGTTCATGTGTACTTAAGTGCTTTATGGCATCTTGCTAGTGTGATTACTGTTCTTGAGCCAATTCAAGGGCTGAAAGCTTTGAAGAAAAGTTATGAGTTGTTGAAGGGGAAGTTGAGGATTGCTGCTGTGTTGGTTTTAGGGTACTTGGTGATTTTTGGTGTGGTTAGTAGTGCTTTTGGTTCAATTGTGGTAGATGGGGGTGCTACTACCAAGGGCCATGAAGGGTATGGTGTTTTTGCTAGGATTGTTATTGGAGGGGTGTTGATTGGTGTGCTTGTGGTTGTGATTTTGGTGGGGCTATTGGTGCAAAGCTTGTTTTACTATGTGTGCAAGAGTTACCATAATGAGAGGATTGATAAGAGTGCTTTGTATAATCACCTTGGTGGTTATTTGGGTGAGTATTATGAACCTCTTAAAGGGAACATGCAAATTGATGATAGCTTGGAAGTGGAAATGAAAGGCGGAGATGTTTGA